A stretch of DNA from Shewanella sediminis HAW-EB3:
TCTAATTCCAGTCAGCTATTATCACCGAGGCCTCTTAGTTGGATAAATACAGCATTACCGTCAATACATTTAATAAATTAGCCCAAAAGTATCAAGACAAATATATGGATATGGCGCTATATGACGACACCTTTGATCTTTTCTGTCAGCGACTGAATGATAAAGATACCCCCTCACTGTTCGAAATTGGTTGTGGACCGGGCAATATCAGTCGGTTCCTATTAAACCTGTGTCCCGAATTAACCATTCATGGCACCGATTTGGCGCCCAATATGGTTGAACTGGCAAAGTTGAATAATCCTGGCGCGACGTTTGAAGTGATGGACTGCAGAGAGATACACACGGTCGATAGCAAATACGATGCGATTATGTGTGGCTTTTGTTTACCTTACATTTCGAAAGATGATGCAAGAAAGCTAATAGCCGATGCCTCAGGTTTGTTGAGGGACGAAGGCATCATCTATCTCAGCACCATGGAGGGCGATTATGAAGCCTCTAAATTTGATGTGTCGAGTTCAGGAGATAGGGTCTTCACTTACTTCCATCGAGCCGAACACTTAACCCAGTGCTTGAACGAAAGTGGGTTTGAAATTATCGATGTGAAACGTAAAACCACCTCTAAGCCAGATGGAACTGACAACACAGATCTGTTTATCGTCGCACAACTCTAACCTCTAGGGTATGCTATCAGCAGTTACTAAGCTCAGAAGTGATAAGCCTCTCTCTAATTCCTATGTAATCGTGTATGTGGACTGCTTCGACAATCATCAGTCTTTCCCTGAGCACATACTCGGTAGTTTAGCGACGTTAAATCTGTGGTAACCCCGACTTGAAAGCAAAAGTTTAGTTACAAATTTTAGCGTTCAAATCGGGAAATCAGGATAAATAGCCGTGGCTAATATTCATCATTGGCCGTACAATATTTACTCTCTCAAATAACAGGTTTCAGCCCTGTTTATACTAATCGGTATTAGATAGTGTTTCGGTAAAAAATCGTCATTCGATGACAGCGAGTTAACCAATTTATTAATTTCTTCTCCTAAGAGGTATCAGTGCAAACAGGTCCAATTCAAGCGCAAACCGTTTCCAAACCCGCAGCCATCTTAAACCTTGCCCTACTGATCCCTATGTTATCGGCGATAGTAGCAATCACCCCATTGGCAATCGACATGTACCTACCGGCCATGTCTACCTTAGCCGCGAGTTTTCATTCCGACATCACTACGGTACAGCAATCTTTAAGCCTATATTTGGCGGGTTATTCCTTGGGAATGCTCTGTTTTGGGCCATTAGCCGACCGAATAGGCAGACGCCCACTGGTCATTATGGGTTTGACAGGCTTTATGTTGATCAGCCTGGCATTGGCTTTTGTCACCAGTATCGAGGTGTTTCTTACGCTGCGGTTCGCCCAGGCATTTATCGGCGCCGCCGCAACCGTCGTTGTGCCAGGGTATATAAAAGAGGTCTATGGAGAGAATACGGCCAAAGGTATGTCCTATGTCAGCCTGATCATGATGTTGGCACCACTGCTGGCCCCCAGTCTGGGGAGTTTAATTTTAGAGTTTGGTGAGTGGCACCTTATCTTTTTTATCTTAGCTTTTTATGCCTGCATCCTGTTATCTCTGGTGCTATGGAAGCTGAAAATGCCCAGTGACA
This window harbors:
- a CDS encoding class I SAM-dependent DNA methyltransferase encodes the protein MDKYSITVNTFNKLAQKYQDKYMDMALYDDTFDLFCQRLNDKDTPSLFEIGCGPGNISRFLLNLCPELTIHGTDLAPNMVELAKLNNPGATFEVMDCREIHTVDSKYDAIMCGFCLPYISKDDARKLIADASGLLRDEGIIYLSTMEGDYEASKFDVSSSGDRVFTYFHRAEHLTQCLNESGFEIIDVKRKTTSKPDGTDNTDLFIVAQL